From Leishmania infantum JPCM5 genome chromosome 15, a single genomic window includes:
- a CDS encoding putative ribonucleoprotein p18, mitochondrial precursor, with protein MRRLSSQLMCTAAAARFASAGGAKKYDLFGYEVDTNTALWIDKVKKCRYYDEAGEVLVNMNVKNCPPDLETYNATLQKIYEAPSKQDKPVENESKFCAMMDLMEEMQHRNKVKPNEESWTWVLKECVQSGQFRLGYCVAKLMEAEFKRVPTELVQQNEANASKAKADGKEHPSTLAQQQSLFDIKIQ; from the coding sequence ATGCGCCGTCTGTCTAGCCAGCTTatgtgcaccgctgccgcggcccgCTTCGcgtccgccggcggcgcgaaGAAGTACGACCTGTTCGGCTACGAGGTGGACACGAACACGGCGCTGTGGATCGACAAGGTGAAGAAGTGCCGCTACTACGACGAGGCCGGCGAGGTGCTGGTGAACATGAACGTGAAGAACTGCCCGCCGGATCTGGAGACGTACAACGCGACGCTGCAGAAGATCTACGAAGCGCCGAGCAAGCAGGACAAGCCAGTGGAGAACGAGAGCAAGTTCTGCGCGATGATGGACCTgatggaggagatgcagcaCCGCAACAAGGTGAAGCCGAACGAGGAGTCGTGGACGTGGGTGTTGAAGGAGTGCGTGCAGAGCGGGCAGTTCCGCCTCGGCTACTGCGTTGCGAAGCTGATGGAGGCTGAGTTCAAGCGGGTGCCGACGGAGCTTGTGCAGCAGAACGAGGCAAACGCTtcgaaggcgaaggcggacGGCAAGGAGCACCCGAgcacgctggcgcagcagcagagcctGTTCGACATCAAGATCCAGTAA
- a CDS encoding putative replication Factor A 28 kDa subunit, producing MLASTPGSNFGGAVASSNNSGGQQPQRRMHPIRPLTIKQMLEAQSVGGGVLVVDGREVTQATVVGRVLGYENANMASGGGAITAKHFGYRITDNTGMLVVRQWIDADRMQEPLPLNTHVRASGTVNVWQQNPIVTGTVVSMADSNEMNYHMLDAILTHFRLTQGNKRAPSSGVSIQNTASAVGMHNMLPGGDIKVLLTDLLVSFIKQHGSSGAGMSMDELTTSAQRYGFTHGDVRTAMRTLAAEGKVYQTHDNRFNI from the coding sequence ATGCTTGCTTCGACCCCTGGCAGCAACTTCGGGGGCGCCGTTGCATCCTCGAACAACAGTGGTggccagcagccgcagcgtcgcatGCACCCAATTCGCCCGCTCACCATCAAGCAGATGTTGGAGGCTCAGAGCGTTGGCGGTGGTGTTCTGGTCGTGGACGGCCGCGAGGTGACGCAGGCGACCGTCGTAGGCCGTGTGTTGGGCTACGAGAACGCCAACATGgcttctggtggtggcgccatCACTGCCAAGCACTTTGGGTACCGAATCACCGACAACACGGGCATGCTCGTCGTGCGCCAGTGGATCGATGCGGACAGGATGCAGGAGCCCCTTCCCCTTAACACGCACGTCCGCGCGTCTGGCACAGTGAATGTGTGGCAGCAGAACCCCATCGTCACCGGCACTGTGGTGAGCATGGCGGACAGCAACGAAATGAACTACCACATGTTGGACGCCATTCTGACGCACTTCCGCCTGACACAGGGCAACAAGCGTGCCCCGAGCAGTGGTGTCTCGATACAGAACACGGCCTCGGCCGTTGGCATGCACAATATGCTGCCTGGAGGCGACATCAAGGTGCTGCTGACAGACCTCCTTGTCTCTTTCATCAagcagcacggcagcagcggagctggCATGTCGATGGATGAACTAACGacgtcggcgcagcgctaCGGCTTCACCCATGGCGATGTGCGCACTGCGATGCGGACGTTGGCAGCGGAGGGGAAAGTGTACCAGACCCACGACAACCGCTTCAACATCTGA
- a CDS encoding putative ecotin, with product MSTRRGTTAAAHAPVQPSLRALDEHVQMLRAEARTGLGSRDVRRALIKEELRPPRVVCGGGGARGPKAPSLTTGSAASGSVTASAGADGGIADIPSAWLEGDFHLKSAVADGGGAAAAFRPACVRFAGEATATMSTGAAPLPPDSSNALRTYQALCAAADEVDYDVSYEEALRQVEDRDSQTGLATTWRTRRRPSAPLSFSSMAVTASALSWDARGERSTCAGGVEAAGNLRSAASHELYTKPPSRPSAAGRGTAGRLSAALSASRPALQASVISAATSSAITTTRRMKAQVSRSCGGGGGGGAFSSLSTEGTAVARSSAATYAMALRQRVQEQREYASRVGGGPPRSSSTPAVWRGREDNEGSGGAAALEWRTRMTAAVTVAVCPSCAAWFERALQQPQRPLPSEEARQQTAGESDYAPRCCCPRCGHDVDTAAGADTPAAAAAGAGPRWVWAPSAATGLSEAIKRDFDGTPARVIDSAVARCPQQPSSPASAARHRITNGAGSETCGTDSVGFAESGNGGEEESFAALVARIRASKRRAQEDAEGGNATATSVPEARARQAPLSSASIAPLHPSTELAPATAPKGVGISRVCIETGMSGETMSFPPAAPLSGPPSLSELTLPARVNPFAQRLRVALNRLYFYDLWASAIGEQT from the coding sequence ATGAGCACGCGCCGCGGCACGACGGCAGCTGCTCATGCCCCTGTCCAACCCTCGCTGCGCGCCCTCGATGAACATGTGCAGATGCTGCGGGCAGAGGCGCGGACGGGGCTGGGCTCGCGAGATGTACGTAGAGCACTTAtcaaggaggagctgcgacCGCCCCGCGTTGTttgtggcggcggtggagcacGTGGCCCAAAGGCGCCGTCGCTTACCACCGGCTCTGCAGCCTCCGGATCCGTGACTGCATCAGCAGGAGCGgacggcggcatcgctgaCATACCGTCCGCGTGGTTAGAAGGCGACTTCCACCTCAAGTCAGCTGTCGCTGATGGGGGCggagcggccgccgcgttccggcccgcctgcgtgcgcttcGCAGGAGAAGCAACCGCCACCATGTCTACCGGCGCGGCACCTTTGCCACCAGACTCTAGCAACGCACTCCGCACGTACCAAgcgctgtgcgccgccgccgatgaagTGGACTACGACGTGTCGTACGAGGAGGCACTGCGGCAGGTAGAGGATCGCGATAGTCAGACGGGGCTGGCGACCACATGGCGAACGCGGCGTCGCCCATCGGCACCGCTGTCTTTCAGTTcgatggcggtgacggcCTCAGCGTTGAGTTGGGATGCACGAGGGGAGCGTTCGACGTGCGCGGGCGGCGTAGAAGCAGCTGGCAATCTCCGTTCGGCTGCGTCTCACGAGCTGTACACgaagccgccgtcgcggccgtCTGCGGCTGGCCGCGGTACCGCTGGCCGCCTTTCTGCTGCACTTTCTGCCTCTCGGCCCGCCTTGCAGGCGTCCGTCATATCGGCCGCGACTTCATCGGCGATCACAACAACGAGAAGAATGAAAGCGCAGGTGTCGCGCtcgtgtggtggtggcggcggcggcggcgcgttcTCCTCCTTATCCACGGAGGGCACGGCGgtcgcgcgcagctccgcggcaACGTACGCGATGGCGCTCCGCCAACgtgtgcaggagcagcgcgaaTACGCGAGCCGCGTTGGAGGTGGCCCGCCGCGGTCGAGTTCGACCCCAGCAGTATGGCGTGGCAGAGAGGACAATGAGGGCagtggtggagctgctgcgctcgaGTGGCGGACGCGCATGACGGCAGCTGTGACTGTGGCAGTCTGTCCATCATGTGCCGCGTGGTTTGAGCGAGCGCTGCAACAGCCACAGCGGCCTCTGCCATCGGAGGAGGCTCGACAACAGACAGCGGGGGAATCGGATTACGCTCCAAGGTGCTGCTGTCCTCGCTGTGGCCATGATGTCGACACTGCAGCCGGCGCAGACACtccggcggccgctgcggcgggggCAGGACCGCGGTGGGTCTGGGCTCCGTCTGCCGCAACAGGCCTCTCTGAAGCAATCAAGCGAGACTTCGATGGAACTCCTGCAAGAGTCATTGACTCCGCTGTGGCCCGTTGCCCGCAGCAGCCATCCTCCCCAgcctcggcagcgaggcATCGTATCACCAACGGCGCAGGTAGTGAGACGTGCGGCACCGACAGTGTTGGCTTCGCAGAGAGTGGCAACGGAGGTGAGGAGGAGTCCTTCGCTGCGTTGGTGGCGCGCATCCGGGCCTCGAAGCGGAGAGCGCAGGAAGACGCGGAGGGGGGCAATGCGACGGCCACCAGCGTCCCagaggcacgcgcgcgtcAGGCTCCGTTGAGCAGCGCTTCCATAGCGCCTCTACACCCATCTACGGAGTTAGCGCCAGCTACAGCGCCTAAGGGTGTCGGTATCTCCCGTGTATGCATCGAGACTGGCATGTCAGGCGAAACCATGTCCtttcctccagcagcaccactcTCTGGGCCTCCTTCCTTGAGCGAGCTGACCTTGCCCGCCCGCGTGAACCCGTTCGCCCAGAGACTTCGTGTCGCCCTCAACCGCCTCTACTTTTACGACCTTTGGGCGAGTGCGATAGGCGAGCAGACGTGA
- the LiISP3 gene encoding putative ecotin, with amino-acid sequence MAASAHSPSLVDLHLLLTPFFSFLVSSLSFCRMVGGTFEYVFQQVLWLIGTTAQLIAAMGIGIKWMFMTARCVTFAAMDLVYFMPNVFWYLLSPNIIRRVSYRSSRTTKLRNLEALLSKQVKQESLTTAVRTGAFPWNPVNNNYDASLSASGLGGVRPGVSPSPLRPRGPEEVDRETVERWASSINPADGTFVNGLPVHIGDEAHSGAASRHNAALTFNNSFDDTLEALQRMYRHRSQQQQQARIVSMASLVEPSQTQVPVSVPPAVSNESFTDSDAEDDVEDRMNLHNRATLDIYLPVPLDSLFRFMHQERKSDETAHVQAGGKHQCSHKPGSAAPEHQQHQSHKRRGKLTRKRFPILISVTGGAWIVGFYLWNFLVARLFAARGYVVFCPDYRNFPQTTMEGMTLDVSDAIAWVLNNAERYNGDLNNVTLIGQSAGAHLTMMSLLSQAQLSAYRHNAEKGIHEGVPPPSDVAYNVPRYNPRESIHRYVGLSGIFNVAGLVKHFNRRGLYRDVLYQIAGGKPHMARYTLNAYFDDRRGGDTGEVLPDNIFDFFPQRMFFVHGDADKSAPVTESANIVYVMRNAQRDAIVKVIQENPEAAKTLPKPVTIEYILVPGATHTDSIIEEPLCGNSHIVEFLCYYDIDDDERRHAQLSGRTLAGAISKDGGAVVTDAMHSRTSSLAVSSAAGGAADGSASGPKLTDLDAISQGLSPVLGGISPDARYTFPVLPATRPDGILISPCPPSSRSKLMRLASYICPF; translated from the coding sequence ATGGCCGCATCCGCGCACAGCCCCTCCCTTGTAGACCTGCATCTTTTACTCACACCCTTCTTCTCGTTCCtcgtctcctccctctccttttgcAGAATGGTCGGCGGCACCTTCGAGTATGTCTTTCAGCAGGTGCTGTGGCTGATCGGCACAACCGCGCAGCTGATCGCAGCGATGGGCATCGGCATCAAATGGATGTTCATGACAGCACGCTGCGTCACCTTCGCCGCGATGGACTTGGTGTACTTCATGCCGAACGTCTTCTGGTACCTGCTCTCGCCAAACATCATCCGCCGTGTGTCGTACCGCTCCTCCCGGACAACGAAGCTGCGCAACTTGGAGGCACTGCTGTCGAAGCAGGTGAAGCAGGAATCACTGACCACCGCggtgcgcaccggcgcctTCCCTTGGAATCCCGTGAACAACAACTACGATGCGTCCCTATCGGCCAGCGGCCTCGGTGGTGTGCGCCCTGGCGTCTCCCCGTCGCCGCTCCGGCCCAGGGGCCCGGAAGAGGTGGACCGGGAGACGGTGGAGCGCTGGGCGTCCTCGATCAACCCCGCTGACGGCACCTTTGTCAACGGACTTCCGGTGCATATCGGTGACGAGGCTCATTCTGGCGCCGCGTCTCGGCACAACGCGGCCCTGACCTTCAACAACTCCTTTGACGACACGCTCGAAGCCCTGCAGCGGATGTACCGGCATcgcagccagcagcagcagcaggcgagaATTGTCTCCATGGCATCACTTGTGGAGCCGTCGCAGACGCAGGTGCCGGTGTCAGTGCCACCGGCGGTCTCGAACGAAAGCTTCACGGACTccgacgccgaggacgaTGTGGAGGACCGGATGAACCTGCACAACCGCGCCACTCTGGACATCTACCTCCCCGTCCCGCTCGATTCTCTCTTCCGCTTTATGCATCAAGAACGCAAGTCTGACGAGACGGCGCACGTGCAAGCTGGCGGCAAGCACCAATGCAGCCACAAacccggcagcgccgcgccggaaCATCAGCAGCATCAGTCGCACAAGCGCCGCGGTAAGCTGACGCGCAAGAGGTTTCCGATCTTGATCTCCGTCACTGGCGGTGCGTGGATTGTTGGCTTCTACTTGTGGAACTTCTTGGTGGCACGCCTCTTCGCCGCGCGCGGTTACGTTGTCTTCTGCCCCGACTACCGCAACTTCCCGCAGACGACGATGGAGGGCATGACGCTGGACGTCTCGGACGCCATCGCGTGGGTGCTGAACAACGCGGAGCGCTACAACGGCGACCTGAACAATGTGACGCTGATTGGGCAGTCCGCCGGTGCGCACCTGACGATgatgtcgctgctgtcgcaggcGCAGCTCTCCGCGTACCGGCACAACGCCGAGAAGGGCATCCACGAAGGCGTTCCACCGCCGTCGGACGTCGCCTACAACGTCCCCCGCTACAACCCGCGTGAGTCGATCCACCGCTACGTCGGCCTCAGCGGCATCTTCAACGTCGCCGGCCTCGTGAAACACTTCAACAGGCGCGGCCTCTACCGTGACGTGCTGTACCAGATCGCCGGCGGAAAGCCACATATGGCGCGCTACACGCTAAACGCGTACTTCGacgaccgccgcggcggcgacacgggCGAGGTGCTGCCGGACAACATTTTTGACTTTTTCCCACAGCGCATGTTCTTTGTGCACGGCGACGCGGACAAGAGCGCGCCCGTCACGGAGAGCGCGAACATCGTGTACGTCATGCGCAACGCGCAGCGAGACGCGATCGTAAAGGTCATACAGGAGAACCCAGAAGCGGCCAAGACGCTGCCGAAGCCGGTGACCATCGAGTACATCCTCGTCCccggcgccacgcacacagactCCATTATCGAGGAGCCGCTCTGCGGCAACAGCCACATCGTCGAGTTCTTGTGCTATTACgacatcgacgacgacgagcgcCGACACGCGCAGTTGAGCGGGCGAACATTGGCGGGGGCGATCAGCaaagacggcggtgctgtcgtgACAGACGCGATGCACTCCAGAACGTCGAGCTTGGCCGTGAGCAGtgcggccggcggcgccgctgacggtTCTGCCTCCGGGCCGAAGCTCACGGATCTGGACGCCATCTCACAGGGTCTGAGCCCCGTGCTGGGCGGTATCTCGCCGGATGCGCGCTACACGTTCCCCGTGCTCCCCGCCACGCGGCCGGACGGTATCTTGATCTCTCCGTGCCCACCCTCGTCGCGCAGTAAGCTGATGCGGCTTGCCAGCTACATCTGTCCTTTTTGA
- the LiISP1 gene encoding putative ecotin: protein MSYCKIEAPYPTAEAGEKRIIFALDPKGDEAEQEQYMLQLIPGRVLEMSRNDAANHQTLGGSIEQHTVEGWGAKFFHVKLAKQAASTLMHVHDEDHSEKVRKFVAMPNPPLFPYRSRCPVVVYLPNDAELRYGIWCGGQQMQAVTE, encoded by the coding sequence ATGTCATACTGCAAGATCGAGGCCCCGTACCCGACGGCAGAGGCCGGCGAGAAGCGGATCATCTTTGCCCTTGACCCCAAGGGCGAtgaggcggagcaggagcagtACATGCTGCAGCTTATCCCTGGCCGTGTGTTGGAAATGTCGCGCAACGACGCCGCGAATCATCAGACGCTCGGGGGCAGCATTGAGCAGCACACAGTAGAGGGTTGGGGTGCCAAGTTCTTCCACGTGAAACTGGCGAAGCAGGCCGCCTCCACGCTCATGCACGTCCACGATGAGGACCACAGCGAGAAGGTTCGCAAGTTCGTCGCCATGCCCAACCCACCCTTGTTCCCGTACAGAAGCCGCTGCCCGGTCGTGGTGTATCTACCCAACGATGCGGAGCTGCGCTACGGCATCTGGTGCGGAGGTCAGCAGATGCAGGCGGTCACGGAGTAA
- a CDS encoding putative ribonucleoprotein p18, mitochondrial precursor, with protein sequence MRRLSSQLMCTAAAARFASAGGAKKYDLFGYEVDTNTALWIDKVKKCRYYDEAGEVLVNMNVKNCPPDLETYNATLQKIYEAPSKQDKPVENESKFCAMMDLMEEMQHRNKVKPNEESWTWVLKECVQSGQFRLGYCVAKLMEAEFKRVPAELVQQNEANASKAKADGKEHPSTLAQQQSLFDIKIQ encoded by the coding sequence ATGCGCCGTCTGTCTAGCCAGCTTatgtgcaccgctgccgcggcccgCTTCGcgtccgccggcggcgcgaaGAAGTACGACCTGTTCGGCTACGAGGTGGACACGAACACGGCGCTGTGGATCGACAAGGTGAAGAAGTGCCGCTACTACGACGAGGCCGGCGAGGTGCTGGTGAACATGAACGTGAAGAACTGCCCGCCGGATCTGGAGACGTACAACGCGACGCTGCAGAAGATCTACGAAGCGCCGAGCAAGCAGGACAAGCCAGTGGAGAACGAGAGCAAGTTCTGCGCGATGATGGACCTgatggaggagatgcagcaCCGCAACAAGGTGAAGCCGAACGAGGAGTCGTGGACGTGGGTGTTGAAGGAGTGCGTGCAGAGCGGGCAGTTCCGCCTCGGCTACTGCGTTGCGAAGCTGATGGAGGCTGAGTTCAAGCGGGTGCCGGCGGAGCTTGTGCAGCAGAACGAGGCAAACGCTtcgaaggcgaaggcggacGGCAAGGAGCACCCGAgcacgctggcgcagcagcagagcctGTTCGACATCAAGATCCAGTAA